In Sesamum indicum cultivar Zhongzhi No. 13 linkage group LG1, S_indicum_v1.0, whole genome shotgun sequence, the sequence CTTCTCTTGCTTTTGTACTATGAGTGCTCAGTGCTGTATTTTTCTACGTTTAGACAAAGAATGTATTGACTTTTTATCCCTTTTAATCAATGCATGTCTTTATACTTCAATCTTGGAAATGAAATTCCTCTGACTTTCGTAGTCCCATGAAACTGATGGTCTGGATTTCATCAATATGGCTTCTATTTCTTCATGCAATAAATTGCTAGCTGCAGTTACACTCTTTTGCCAAGCACTTTTCCTTCCACTCCCTATTAACTACTTTTTTGCCTTTAAgatcttcttttttcttttgtatataaataggAAAATTGGATGCTGCCCATGTGGGTACACTGTGAGCGGTTGGATCAACACATGATGACACGACCATATATGATCCAATAGCTTACAGCTCATGTGGGTACTAACACACTCTGGGCGATTAGCTTGTTTTCTTGGACTTGTTGAAGAACAGAAGTGTTCGCTTACACTAATGTAAGAAAACAGTTTTGATCTTGATCTGTTGATGTTTCCTGTGGGACGATTGTGTGTAGGTTGTTCCAATCACCGGCCTAAGAGTTTGATTTTTTACCATACTATGTCCAATCCAAGTGGGCGTCGGGCTATTTAGTAACAGACGAGACGACAGGAAACTAGCCGTGGTCTCATGCATGATTAGCCTCGGCTAGGACAATAACTGATCAATGATGTGAATTTATTACAACTAGTGATAGTACTCTACTGATGGACTCTATATAAGTCATCAGATGTCCTATCTGCCTAATCACTTAGTTCATAATGAACTAATCATGTGTTTTTGCTTGTTTTGACAATCAGAAACAATGGAGAGCGTAAAAGCTCCGTTCCGAGGAATCAGAAAGGATCTTACAGGCAGATTACTTTGTTATAAGCAGGATTGGGTTGCCGGGATTCGTTCAGGATTTGGGTACACATTTTCTTACATTCGAAAAATTTTCAGTTCTGAACAACCTAAACTTATGCTGAAGTGATCACTCAACTCATGTTTGTACTAGGATTCTTGCTCCAACTACCTATATCTTCTTTGCATCAGCTCTTCCTGTCATTGCCTTTGGAGAGCAAATAAGCCGAGAGACTGGTAAAAAACACTCGTTTGTACTTGCTCGTTTGCCCTTTTGGTGATTCTTGTATTCCACAAATAAACACTTTGTGATCGAAAGTGAAAAATCATGGTGAATAGTAATTAACCATGGCTACTGCACGACCACTGCTTGTTATTTCAGGTTGCCAGGCAAAAAGGCTGGCCTTAATTAAAAACCATGACAAGTGCGCGAAGAGCCACGCAAATGCTTTGACCATAGCTAAAAAATCATGAGCTATTTGTTActggattttcttttgttgtttcatGTAGATGGGAGCTTGAGCACCGTGGAAACTCTAGCTTCAACTGCTCTTTGTGGCATCATTCACTCGGTGGTAGGCGGACAACCTCTGATGATACTAGGAGTAGCTGAACCAACTATAATCATGTACTCTTACTTGTACAAATTTGCCAAAGGGAGAGAGGACTTAGGACAAAAGCTCTACTTGGCTTGGGCTGGATGGTACAATGAAGAACTGATTAGtgttcttgtttctttatttctttaattagatttagCTGTAGATTATGATGAGGTTGTAATGTTCTTGATCCTATTGTTGCTGCTGGCAGGGTCTGTGTTTGGACAGCTCTGTTGTTGTTCCTCATCGCGATCTTTAATGTTTGCGCCATCATCAACAGATTCACCAGGATTGCTGGTGAAACCTTCGGCATGCTGATTGCCGTGCTGTTCATTCAAGAGGCAATCAAGGTACACTAGACGTGGAAATACTAGATAGTTTAAGCATGTAATTCTTCGTATGGTAAATGTCATAAACACAAATTTAAGGAATCGTCTGCCGTGTGTACTCTTTTTCATGCATATTCTGTAATAGGGAATGGCGAGCGAGTTTGAAGTTCCAAAAGCCGAGGATCATAGTATGCAAAAGTATCAGTTCCAGTGGCTTTACACAAATGGTTTGCTTGGGATTATATTCTCATTCGGCCTTCTTTACACTGCTTTAAAGAGCAGACGAGCACGTGCATGGCGTTATGGCACAGGTCTGTGGGCTGTCTGTTTTTTATGTTTGCTCTTACATTTGATTCATTCAGAATACAAACTTATGCAACCAtgtcttaaaaaatataggctGGATCAGAAGCTTCATTGCGGACTATGGGGTGCCGTTGATGGTCTTAGTTTGGACAGCATTGTCGTATGGCGTACCAGGCCGAGTTCCGTCTGGAGTTCCCAGAAGGCTCTTTAGCCCTCTTCCGTGGGAATCTGTGTCATTATACCATTGGACTGTCATCAAGGTACATCAAATTGTGAATATATGAGGGATCCTTAAACTCAGATAGCAACTGCGTTTAAGGTTTCGATGGAGCGGAAGCgataaaattttgaaggaatttgAAGAACTCGTTTGTATTTGCACTAAATAAGAAACTTATGAacttggaaaaaataaaaaataacccTAACATAGGTAacaatatgataaaatttaggCCCCAAAGGCCACAGGATAACTAcagaaaatattagaaataaacAAGAATTACTAAAAATGTCTGGACAATAGTGAAAACAATAGAATTTGTGACAAATGATGGTTCCTCCTCTCCTAAAAAAGATGGCCACGTGCATACAATGAATCAAAAGTTACAAACATTTGAGGTTCCGTCAGAAAATCACGCTTAAATCACTAAAGTTTGTACTTGTGTCCTCCAGACGCTCTAGAATGCATTAGCCTCGTGTTCTACTTCACGTTTATCTTACAATAAGCACTtttgaaatgacaaaataCAGGATATGACAAAGGTTCCTCCAGTATACATCTTTGCTGCCTTCATCCCGGCCCTGATGATAGCCGGGCTTTACTTCTTCGACCACAGCGTTGCTTCGCAGCTGGCACAGCAAAAGGAGTTCAATCTCAAGAACCCATCGGCCTATCATTACGACATCTTCCTGCTCGGAATAATGGTATAGACGACCAATTTGTCTAAGATCGATTGACTCTCTACATTCCTATATTATCAGCAAGATTGCTAATTAGGGACATGCATGTTTCTGCAGACTTTGCTCTGTGGATTGCTCGGACTGCCTCCTTCAAACGGAGTCTTGCCGCAATCTCCTATGCATACTAAGAGCTTAGCTGTGCTCAGAAGACAGGTTGGTCCAACTGAGGACAAAATAGACATAGTTTTTCTCTACATTCTTGCAACGAAAACAGCTCTGCATGTGTAAGAATCTGTTCTTGGTTGGCAGTTCATCCGGAGGAAAATGGTTAAAACAGCGAAAGAAAGCATAAAGCGTAAGGCCAGCACTTCCGAGATCTACGGACAAATGCAGGCTGTTTTCATAGAAATAGACAAATCTCCTGTTGTGAGTCTTTGCATACTGATCATGTTGGAATGCTGAGAATCTGTTTCCTTAGAGACAGCTCTCATTGTTGTCTGAAAATGATCGATGTTTAACGTTAATAACGCAGACGACATTGGTGGTCAAGGAGCTGCAGAACTTGAAAGACGCGGTGATGAAAACGGAGAATGAAGGAGAAAAACCGGAGGGCGCCACTTTTGATCCGGAGAAGTACATCGATGCATACTTGCCGGTGCGCGTGAACGAGCAGAGAGTGAGCAATTTGCTGCAGTCAGTGCTAGTGGCAGCAGCGGTGTGCGCCGTGCCGTTGCTCAAGTTGATACCGACGTCGGTTCTTTGGGGGTATTTTGCATATATGGCCATCGACAGTCTCCCGGGAAATCAACTGTGGGAGAGGATCTTGTTCCTCTTCGTTGCACCAAGCCGAAGATACAAGTAAGTTTTGCAGAATTCCAATTCAATTACAACATATAGTCAGTCGGTGGGTCACCCGCCaactatttatactaatacaaTCATTTAAATATGGGTAATGTtgtcaatatattaaaaaacacaCCAATAGCCCTTTGAAACTTTGTTATAGTACAGATGTAATAGAGCAAGAGTGTCATTAAAGTATAGTAAAATTTAAGGGCAGATGTAACGTTAGATCAGGCTGCATAGTCAAGCACGAGCTCTACTCAGACTGAACTGTGTGTGGCAGAGTTCTGGAGGGAGATCATGCTTCCTTCGTGGAGACAGTGCCATTCAAGTACATCGCGGCCTTCACAATATTCCAGTTCATGTACTTGCTCTTATGCTTCGGAGTGACTTGGATTCCCATAGCCGGAATCCTCTTTCCGGTGCCCTTTTTCCTGCTCATAAGCATACGGCAACACCTTCTCCCCAAGGTGTTGAAGGCCACCTACCTCCGGGAGCTGGATGCAGCCGGGTACGAGGAAATTGCTGGAACGCCACAACGGTGTCTTAGTCTTACCACCAGAGTACAACTTTTTGCCAAAGCCTCAACTTTCCACTTGATCCATCTTGTCTGATTTTCTCTGCATATGTACTAAGTTTTGCAAATCTTGATTGTATGTGTTTGTAGGAACAAGAAGGGCCTTATCTTGGAATAAGGGAAGGTGAAGTAGAAATCAGTGATGCTGAGATTTTGGATGAACTAACAACCAACAGAGGAGAGCTTAAGGTCCGGGCAATGAGCTTCAGCGAGGATCGACGCCCTCAGGTTCGACTTCAATTACTCGTCattttgaatcttttattACACTTTTGTACCGCATATAGGTGTCACACATCGACACATGTTCTCtttcaaattaaagaatatgattcaatagattattatttacaaGTACAATCGTATACAATACATGCGTGAATGTGAAACTGATGTGTAATATGAAAGTGTGACGGATGACCATTTGCCCTAATATTCATGCATCACATGAGTGAAGCATCACTGGTTAAAATCTCCTTCAACcatttatcatattatatttaatcaagggtacaatttatattaaaaaatttgggaTTGTTGTGTTAACAAACTGCCGATTATGTGTGAGAAAcaagtttctttctttatattagtatatcaATGAGGATCAGTTCAAGTTAACAAGCTCGATAATGATTTCTTGAGTATTTTTTAACCGAATGAGAATTTCCAAAAGTTAATATTGTTGTTTTCAGGGTTTGCAGGTTCATCCGGAGGAGAATATACTATCAGAATGATAGTAGAAACTGGGGTACAAAAATCGTGcgtacaaaatatatatatatatatataagatgtaTAAGTTTGTGATGGAGAAGATTAATCTCCCTTGTTTtctggagagagagagagagaaagtggtTGCAATTTCTCTAGATAAGTTGGTTAGGACATCAGTGTACCATTGCACAAGAAGGAGCAGATGTTGTTAAGTGGTTCAAGCATGAAAGCTTTTGTTGCCCTTTTCACTCTTTATTTACATTTCCAGGTTTCAATTTAGCTAAATTATAACCGCCCTCTTAAACTTCCATACaattgcaaatatatttttatttttcgaaaaattacaaatactattCTGATTTTAATGTTCGTCTAACAATGAGTCATTCCTTTAACTTTCATTAGacttttatctaatttttttgatgaactaacaaagttgtttttttaaattatgaattataatttttagaattttttaaaatatttgtaggaAATAATATCcctatgaattatttactttacccattttcattttttttttgttttttatacattcttaaagaaataattagcaagggtaaaatagtaaattttatatcaCTACCTAAtagctacataattattttttaaaaaaatatttataattatatcagaATTCCAAACATAGCTATCATTCACCCTTTGAGTTTTGATTTGTCGTCAAAAAGCGGAAAACGGATtgtttaaatgcatttttggattATGATCTGAGTTCGGATTTGGTTGTCTCTTAAGTCtgattaatttgaaatcaGGTCCAAATTATATACCTGCAGTTTGGTCAGTCTGTTGAACTTAGgtgtttattaattttttttaaaaaaataaaataaaatacatatgtttaatttctaattttgattttccaataacttatattaaatttatttaaatcaagaGTTATAAACTTTCtccataaatttcaaaacttacataaatatcagtacatatttttctcacacttttcaaattttaactttttctcacttcacttttattttcaaaggtACCAACTTTCTCTACAAttcaatttacaatttattaccacagtaaaataaaaattattacatataccttttagattgattttaaatttcacttaatttcaatttcaataagATAATACGATTCGTCCGTTTATCGGTTACCACCCATAAAATTTTCGAGATAACAACAGAATCAGGGCAGGTGGAGGGCGGATTTGGTACCCGTTTTGGCGGGTTCGGATTCAAGTCcaacaaaacaaatttgttgCGGACccattagattttttaaatatttttttatgttatgtatttatatataatactagtTTTAAGCAAATTATGATGTTAAATGTAAATCCTTTCACAATTTTGTATACATATCCAACTCTAtataagaaatacaaaaaataaaaaattagatgaatgtaataatatatttttgtattataaatttattttagatccaagattatattaaattgtctacataaaaaatggtattacttattaaaaatgcaagcaacccccttatgatattgtaaaatgagcaaattaccctccttataaaaaaaataaataacgatttacctctctgtatttttcaaatacaacaatttattcccctatgatttaaaaaatgaagcaatttatctctctatataagaaggtaaattgcttcatttaaaaagtacaagaagataaattactacatttttttcataaaatggtaatatattcatttttaatatcacagggaataaattactattcacctTGTTAAAAAGCAAAGGAAAACAAAGGGCAACATTACTTTAAAATGtgcaaaaagataaaaaaaaatacgaatTGAAGTGGTTTTAAGAGTGTTAAAATTTTAGGCAAGTTGAGGCGGGACGGCTACAGAGCGGGCCTGGAAATTTGATGTGGACAGGGCCAATGTTAGGTTCGGACAGACCCGCCCGATGCCATTACTAAGACCCAACTCTTAATCCCGTGTGCGCGCCCACATATGACAAATAAGGTCTCCACCGCCCACGGGAAGGTCCCCTCCAGATCTGACGTCCTTCTCAGTAAACTAATCAGAAAGCAAAAGCATCAAAAAGCGTAGAAAAGTGAGAAcatcatttaaatatattcttgcCACGTACACAATCTTATCCGTTCCCCCAAATCCAACCTCACCCTCACCCCCATCTCTTTAATatcttctcctctctctcacTGTCATCAGAAATCAGTGATCGATTCATCAACAATGGCCGCCACATTTTCCTCCTTCCGCACTCCGATAGCCTCCGCCGCCCCCATCCCCCGGAAAACCGACCAGAACCGCAGATCGAACAATTGGTGGGCTCCCATCTTCGGCTGGCCGGCGGAGCCGGACTACATTGGTACCCGCAGCTCCGACGCCAGGACTGAAGAGGCTTTGGCTCGGCCTGAGACAGAAACGGGCCGGATCAGGCCCGAGAAGAGCTTCTTCAAGGGATGCTTCACCGAGGAGAAGGCGAGGGAGCTgcggaaaagaaaagaatgatagTCGAATTTCCACGATGTTATGTACCACTCGGCGATCGCCTCCAGGCTCGCGTCCGATGTATCGCGACGCTCCGATCCTTGACTTTTGACTCCTCCGCTGGTGTATACCGTCCGCTAGTAAGATCCAATCCGTCGACTtggaaattttgtttttgtttctttttttttttttggttgtaatAATAGAGCTATGTTTGAGTGTAATTACCAAGGCCGCTGGTTCGGTGCTATATTAGTTTTGTACCGTTGGATGCGTGGATCTGTGTACGATGACTGGATGGATGGTTAGCTGATGTATTTGGACTTTTGGCTGTAGTGGATCTGATTTTCCCCATCTGTATCATGATCTGGTTTTAATAGATCTGATTAGTGATGAATGGAGGTGTTTTGTATACTGATACGAACTTGTATGCATGATTTATACGTATCCTGATCCCTAAATACATTTGATTTACAACATTTTGGGTTATTTTGATACTcgagtaataataaataactcaATTAAATATCGAATTTCATCATTAagtatctaattaatatattgtaaaaataataaatatagtaaataaacttttgcataaatatcaatCCATATATTTGTCTTTGTTCTACCcatttttactttcatttcatatttatttattaatacttttttttagaaaaaaagaaaaattcatttgtaaATAACAAACATTAATAGTTAAGTAAGTCAGGCAATGAGTATATCTAGAGTAGCAATATTGTTCCAAATGAAGTAAGTATTTATTCATCATTAAAggtatttgtttgaatttaacccacatactaaaatttaaatattaaaaacttcaatttagatttaagagtctaaatttagtttataatttttcaaaagttaaactgaaatttgagtttttttcGAGATTGTAATGCATAttggattttattattaattattaaataatgtgttACGTTATGAATATTCAGATATAAagttagtaaaaataataaaataatcaaagtgaTATTTATGATGAAACTCGAgtaccaattaaattaattttaattatttaaatatcaaaataatattaataataaaactcgagtaccaaaataaatttactcaGTTATGTACATGTTCTGTATTTTAGTACTAGATAAATATTTAGGTTAATTGTACTTAGACTCAGtctaaaaatacgaaattatactttttttcaaaaaaatattgaaattatacttataatttttacaaaaattcacTGTTTATACCTGATCccttttattagaatttgaagaaaacaTGCTGacgttaataaataaaattgcataaaaaaaattaattttatccctcatttaatgttttcatgtaataattttgtacttatgaagaaaaaaatgtaacaatattaacctcactccacatatatatatattacattgattcctttataagtacataaatatatataggggcaaacttgtatttttatatttattatttacgtCAGTATTCTCCATCCAAATCCTAAAGAAAGTGGGTTCGGtataaattgagaattttcaaaaaagaaatataattataatttcttatttttttttgagaaaaaagtataatttgatatttttaaagagaTCTAGGTGTAATTgcccaaaaatatttaattaaagttcCAATTCCTTTCTAAATATGgaggaaaattaattaaaatttctgaaaaataaataaatatccacACCTCAATGATGAGTCATAGGTACATTAGAAGCGTAATGGATTTCTGTTTTCAAATCAAGttgtattttgtatatatcatttaattcatGTATGCTACGTGTACAatgtattttcttgaattaatgtgaatatattaaataaaataaaaatataatataatttgaaataaaatatccaatctcaaacaaacaaacaaacaattcAATTAGATAAGCTACATCACTATAATGTAGTTCCCAAGGATAAGATAACTTATTCTTTACACGTAAATTccttataatttgagaaattatatctaatatttttaaagtttattttcgtctaataaataagtttatctataagtcaaaattcattgaatttgctgatatttaaatatatatatatatatatatatttattcattgattgacttattactgatttattacgTTAATGAATGTAAGGAGGCATACTGTCACTGTTATAAGGTTAGTTTAGtcgaaagaaaattatgacttgcaataagtcaatcgatggtaaatatcaatttttattttatccttttttggttaatataagcaaattcagtgaattttgattaaaactAACAGAGAGTCGATCTGTTAGACGACATCAAATATTAGGGgcactagatataatttttcatattataagaGGTTTGCGTATAATtagacaaaaatttataaaaaaagagtataattatcccccttttttttatatttatatactcgACGTAGAtacaaattttcttatatgtgGCTCAACTGTAATCcaaaattgttgatatttcTGATAGAATTATATTGTTTAACATTTAAGtgcaaaaaaaggaaaaaaaaaaaacaaatactgattaatatttttcccagcaaattagtaaaaattatactatgttcaataattatcaatcaatatatgttaattatcaatattaaatatatataattaattaataactactattatagtgaatcaataattactattaaagtagatCAATAATACCTTCATATTGATGGGACTCAAACTCATGAATTCTCGAAGGTGACTCTTCTTgaagttttgtgtaattacatctttgtttttatctaatatataaatcactttataagtcaaaattcaatgaatttgttaatattaataaaaaaaaattgaatgagaattcATATGTACTGCccattgatttattactaacttattgcataATAAACTTTACTTGTTaccattataaatttttacatattaatgcatgtgaagaggtatatTTGTACCCTTATAAGTGTAGTCTGATCGTAAAAGATATGTTTGGttttgcaataagtcagttggggtaaatatgaattttcattcaacttttttgttatatcagcaaattcagtgattttttattttacttatagaAGGACGTATATGTTAGATAGAAACAAACGCCAATAgtactatatgtaattttttaaacttacaTCAAACTTgatgagaaaatgaaataattatttatataaatatatagagagagggagaggggaGAGTTAATGGCACATGTAACGAAATTAAATAGTGAATTATTGCCGACAAAAAGGGAACAAAAGCACAAGctcaaatatacaaaaaattaaatgatttgtGTGAtgaaatttagtaaaatattatttaattccacAATGAATATGTTTGAGTGGCACATGGCCTGCAGATCTTGATTGCTCTTAAGTCCTACCTATTATTCTTccttcctttctttttattttaatatattttatctttttgtgaCTTCACATCCCCaggtatttttgtaaaattaatttttatgaatatttgttgACGAAAATACCCTCACAATTGAAAGGGTCATATTTCTTAGCAAAATCTTGGACTCCCCATCACTTTCTTGGaaccaatcaaaataataatgatgtgATAGGATGCATGTGCATTTGCAGAAGAAAGATCTCCTGGGTATTTTCGtcatttccttttccttttttctttgtaagtGGTCTAGCTAATAcaatacattaaattt encodes:
- the LOC105164218 gene encoding boron transporter 4 isoform X1 codes for the protein MFPVGRLCVETMESVKAPFRGIRKDLTGRLLCYKQDWVAGIRSGFGILAPTTYIFFASALPVIAFGEQISRETDGSLSTVETLASTALCGIIHSVVGGQPLMILGVAEPTIIMYSYLYKFAKGREDLGQKLYLAWAGWVCVWTALLLFLIAIFNVCAIINRFTRIAGETFGMLIAVLFIQEAIKGMASEFEVPKAEDHSMQKYQFQWLYTNGLLGIIFSFGLLYTALKSRRARAWRYGTGWIRSFIADYGVPLMVLVWTALSYGVPGRVPSGVPRRLFSPLPWESVSLYHWTVIKDMTKVPPVYIFAAFIPALMIAGLYFFDHSVASQLAQQKEFNLKNPSAYHYDIFLLGIMTLLCGLLGLPPSNGVLPQSPMHTKSLAVLRRQFIRRKMVKTAKESIKRKASTSEIYGQMQAVFIEIDKSPVTTLVVKELQNLKDAVMKTENEGEKPEGATFDPEKYIDAYLPVRVNEQRVSNLLQSVLVAAAVCAVPLLKLIPTSVLWGYFAYMAIDSLPGNQLWERILFLFVAPSRRYKVLEGDHASFVETVPFKYIAAFTIFQFMYLLLCFGVTWIPIAGILFPVPFFLLISIRQHLLPKVLKATYLRELDAAGYEEIAGTPQRCLSLTTREQEGPYLGIREGEVEISDAEILDELTTNRGELKVRAMSFSEDRRPQGLQVHPEENILSE
- the LOC105164218 gene encoding boron transporter 4 isoform X2: MFPVGRLCVETMESVKAPFRGIRKDLTGRLLCYKQDWVAGIRSGFGILAPTTYIFFASALPVIAFGEQISRETDGSLSTVETLASTALCGIIHSVVGGQPLMILGVAEPTIIMYSYLYKFAKGREDLGQKLYLAWAGWVCVWTALLLFLIAIFNVCAIINRFTRIAGETFGMLIAVLFIQEAIKGMASEFEVPKAEDHSMQKYQFQWLYTNGLLGIIFSFGLLYTALKSRRARAWRYGTGWIRSFIADYGVPLMVLVWTALSYGVPGRVPSGVPRRLFSPLPWESVSLYHWTVIKDMTKVPPVYIFAAFIPALMIAGLYFFDHSVASQLAQQKEFNLKNPSAYHYDIFLLGIMTLLCGLLGLPPSNGVLPQSPMHTKSLAVLRRQFIRRKMVKTAKESIKRKASTSEIYGQMQAVFIEIDKSPVTTLVVKELQNLKDAVMKTENEGEKPEGATFDPEKYIDAYLPVRVNEQRVSNLLQSVLVAAAVCAVPLLKLIPTSVLWGYFAYMAIDSLPGNQLWERILFLFVAPSRRYKVLEGDHASFVETVPFKYIAAFTIFQFMYLLLCFGVTWIPIAGILFPVPFFLLISIRQHLLPKVLKATYLRELDAAGYEEIAGTPQRCLSLTTREQEGPYLGIREGEVEISDAEILDELTTNRGELKVRAMSFSEDRRPQVHPEENILSE
- the LOC105164218 gene encoding boron transporter 4 isoform X3, whose protein sequence is MESVKAPFRGIRKDLTGRLLCYKQDWVAGIRSGFGILAPTTYIFFASALPVIAFGEQISRETDGSLSTVETLASTALCGIIHSVVGGQPLMILGVAEPTIIMYSYLYKFAKGREDLGQKLYLAWAGWVCVWTALLLFLIAIFNVCAIINRFTRIAGETFGMLIAVLFIQEAIKGMASEFEVPKAEDHSMQKYQFQWLYTNGLLGIIFSFGLLYTALKSRRARAWRYGTGWIRSFIADYGVPLMVLVWTALSYGVPGRVPSGVPRRLFSPLPWESVSLYHWTVIKDMTKVPPVYIFAAFIPALMIAGLYFFDHSVASQLAQQKEFNLKNPSAYHYDIFLLGIMTLLCGLLGLPPSNGVLPQSPMHTKSLAVLRRQFIRRKMVKTAKESIKRKASTSEIYGQMQAVFIEIDKSPVTTLVVKELQNLKDAVMKTENEGEKPEGATFDPEKYIDAYLPVRVNEQRVSNLLQSVLVAAAVCAVPLLKLIPTSVLWGYFAYMAIDSLPGNQLWERILFLFVAPSRRYKVLEGDHASFVETVPFKYIAAFTIFQFMYLLLCFGVTWIPIAGILFPVPFFLLISIRQHLLPKVLKATYLRELDAAGYEEIAGTPQRCLSLTTREQEGPYLGIREGEVEISDAEILDELTTNRGELKVRAMSFSEDRRPQGLQVHPEENILSE